Part of the Halorhabdus utahensis DSM 12940 genome, GACCGCACCGGTCGCCTGCAGCTGGGTTCGGACCACGCCGGTGACCGATTCGAGCAGTTGCGGCGACCACGTGCTCGCTATGCCGATCATCTGCGGGAAGACAGTTCCCTGGGGACCCATGTAGCCGCTCAGGCATTCCTCGTGTGGAATCGCCGGAATACCGAGCCGCGTTTCCTCGATGAGGTACTCCTGGAGTTGGTTCGTGAGTAGCGCGGCCCGTTTCGGATCGAGATCGCCCTCGCCGGCAGTGCGGGTGAGATGACCGATCCCGTCGCTCAGCTGTGTTTCGACGCCGTCTCTCTCGAGCGTTTCGTCCTCGATGAAATGCGACGGGTTGGCCGAACCCAGCTGAGCGACTTTCTCCTCGATGGTCATTCGGTCGAGCAGGTTCGAAACCCGTCGTTCAGTGCGTCCCGTGGTTTTCCGCTCCGAGTGATCGTCTGGTGGGGCCACAACGACGGTCCGTGCTCGGCACGCGGATTTGAACGTTTCGGACGCCGTTCTACGGACCCGAGAGCGGTTACCGGACCGAGAGATCGAACTCGCCGGCGTCGAGAGCCAGGACAACCACGTCATCCTCGTAGTCGATCGATCGGACACCCTCGCGTGTGGGAGTCGTCTCGACGGATAGATCGACTCCCGATTCGGACACCGACCTACCGGCCGCGTCGGGGAGCCTGATGGTCGCCGACGTGTTCCAGGGCACCCTCACCGACAGGTCATAGCCCCCGTCGGTCCGCTCCCAGTCGACGGCCATCTCCCCGTTACGGGTCTCGTAGCTGGCTTCGACCCATTCCAGGTCCTCGACGAGCGAGGGCGCGATCGTGACGTGGTCAGTCACGGGCCGATCGCCGATCTTGATCCCGGCCAGTACCTCGTAGAAGTATTCCGAGACGTGCGTGAGCGGGGAGTGGTTCAGCGAGTTCATACCCGAGCCGATGCTGTCGTCCGAATTCCAGCGCTCCCACATCGTGGTCGCGCCGTTACGCGCCATGTACACCCAGCCCGGCCGTTCGGGCTGGCTGACGACCTCGTATGCCAGGTCGTCGTAGCCGTGCTCGGCGAGCGTCTGGATGAGTGGGCGAGTCCCCAGGAACCCGGTCTTGAGCTTCCCGCCGTCGGAACGGACCTTCTCGGCCAGCCCAGCCGCGACCGTCTCGACGTGGTCCTCGGGGACGAGCCCGAGGAACAGCGGCACGGCGTAGGAGGCCTGCGTCCCGGGCCGATAGCGTCCCGCCGCGGGTTCGAAGAACTCCTCGTTGAACGCCGTCGGGAGCCGATCGGCCCACTCGCGGTAGCGAGCGGCGTCGCCATCGTTGTCGAGCACATCGGCGATCTTCGCGAGGATATCCGTGATCTGGTAGACGAACGCCGTCGTGAACAGATCGTAGGGGAGCCCGCGCCGACCGTTGGTGTTCTCGAAGGCCAGCCAGTCGCCGAACTTCCCGTACGCGCCCGGAACCAGATCGTCCTCGGTCACCGACAGCCAGTACTCGACGTGGGCGCGCATGCCCTCGAACTGTTCTTCGAGAATGCGCTCGTCGCCGTCGTGGCGGTAGCGATGCCAGGGGATCACGACGCGGGTAATCGTCCACGTCGGGTCGCCCGGGTTCTCCGGGGCCTTGTTTGGGATGACGTCCGGCGCGTAGCCCAGTTCGCTCGCCGCGTCGTCGTGATCGCGCGCCCACTTCTCGTGGAAGCGTGCGGCGTCGAAGTTGAACGCAAGCGACCGAGCGGCGATCTGTGCGTCACCGGTCCAACCGAAGCGTTCGTCGCGCTGTGGACAGTCCTCCGGGATCGAGTGGGCATTACCGGCCAGCCCCCAGACGGCGTTGTGCTGGACCTGGTTCAGGTCGTCATTCGAGCAGGCGAACTCCCCGCGTCGATCCATCGCCGTGTGGACGACCTTCGCCGTGACGGCCTCGGGATCGAGTTCGCTCGGATATCCCTCGACCTGGGCGTACCGGAACCCGTGGTACGTGAATCGGGGTTCGTAGGTCTCGCTCCCCTCGCCGCGGGCGAGGTAGGTGTCGGTCGCGTCGGCGCTCCGGAGGTCGACCGTCGCGAGGTCGCCGTCGTCGGTCAGCGTCTCGGCGTGTTTGAGCGTAATCTCCTCGCCGGCCGCCGGGTCCTCGATTTCGATTTCGAGCCAGCCGGTAAGGTTCTGGCCGAAGTCGAGGATCGGCCCGTCGGGGTGCTCGTGAACGTCCTCGACGTCGAAGGTCTCGACGATTTCCATCGGTTCGATCCGCTCGGGTCTGAGCGTTCCTCCCGGGGAGTCGACGACTTCGGCACCGTCCCACTCCGGGTCCTCGAAGCCGGGGCGTCGCCAGCCGTCGGCCTCGCGGCGGGCATCGTAGGTCTCGCCGTCGTAGATGTCGTTTTCGACGATCGGGCTCTCCCGGGCCGCCCAGTCGCAGTCGGTAGATATCCGGCGGGTCGTCCCGTCCGTAAATTCGACCGTGAGAACGACGCGGGCTCGCGGTGATCCGTCGGCGACCCAGTAGGCCCCGCGTTTGGCGAACCAGCCGCGACCGAGCCACAGCCCGACGGCGTTGTCACCCTTGGTCAGTTGTTCGGTGACGTCGTCCGTCGAGTAGAGAATCCGCTTCTCGTACTCGGTCCAGGCCGGGTCGAGCACGCGGTCGCCGACTTTCTCGCCGTTGATCGCGAGTTCCCCGTACCCGACGGCGGCGACGTGCGCACGGGCCCGTTCGACTGGTTTCTCAAGCTCGAACTCCCGGCGGAGCTGTGGCGATGTTGAGGCCAGCCGCGAGTCGGTGTGGCCGTTCAGGAGATGCTCGCGGCCCCACGTCGCCGTCTCGACCGACGAGGAGACCTCGGCGGACGCGTCGCCGGTCAGATCCGTCCCCTCCCCGTCCCGGACGGTGACGCCGGCGAGGGCGAAACACTGCCAGGGGTGGACCCCCTCGGTCTTGCGGGAGTCTGCCGCGTCGCGGCTCGTCGGGGGGACGAACTCGAAGAGGTCGGTCGCCGTGATGCGGAGGTACCGCCCCCCGGCGTCGAGCCCGTCGTGGGTCTGGGGCGGCGTCGCGAGGTCGGTCGGGAGCCCGTCGGTGGTGCTTTCGCCCTGGTCCGGCATCCTCCGCTCGGCGACGACCGTACTCTCGGCGAAGTCGGGATCGTCGGATAGTTCGATGCGATAAGTCTCGGGGAAGCCAAAGCCAGCGAGTGGGTTCGACGACCAGTGGATCGTCACCGCCACATCGTCGGGGGTCCGCACGACCGAGATCGGATCGGCCGGGTGAAGCGTGATTTCGTCGACAGGCCGGCTTTCGCCGAGGTCGAGTTGAACCCACTCCGCGGCGTCCTCCTCGGGCCGGTGCCACTGGCTACGCCAGCCGTCGGTGTCGCCGACGCCGGGCTGATGGGCGATCCACTCGCCCGACCAGTCTTCCGGACGGAGCGCCGTCGAAAACGATTCGGGCTCGGCCCACTCGGTCTCGCCGCGGTCCGTCCAGACCTTCACCGACCAGTAGTAGGTCCTGTCGGCTGCGAGGTCGGGACCGTCGTAGACGACGTTGGTGGCTCGATCCGAGTCGACCCGTTCGGAGTCCCACAGCGTTCCGTCGCCGTTGGCGACTGCGTCTGGATTGCGTCCGACGACGAGGCGGTAGGCTCGCTGGGCCGCGCCGCGACGTGCTGTCTCGATACGCCAGGAGAAACGGGGCGGACGCGACGGGTCGACGTTCGTCGGCGACTTCTCGTACTCGACGCGGAGGTGGCTCGGTGTCGCGTCCGCCGGTGTGGTCATGGCCGCGGATGAGGATGGCAGCGGGCAAAACACTGTGGGTCGCGGGACAGCCCCTCTCTTAGTCCTCGATCTCGCCGGTCAACAGATCGACGTGGTGGCCGAGGTGCTCTTCGAGGAACGCGTAGTGATCGTCCTCGTATTCGCGAAGTGTCCCCAGCAGGTCGTCCTTGAACCGGAACTCCCCGTTTTCATCCGTGGCTGACAGCACCGAGCCGTAGGTGATGTGCAACAACTGCCGGCCGTCGTCCTGATCGAGAATTTTGGGAAATTCGTCGTCCGTCAGGTCGTCGATGTCCGGCACGTTCGAGAGGTCCGTGTTGACGTGGTAGGTGGCCTTGTCCTCGTCGAAGCGTTCGAGGGCGAACGCGTGAATCTCCCGATAGAGATCGGGATCGTTCTCGGCGACGACGCGGATCGCCTCGAGATAGCTCGTCCCGGCGGTCTTGACGTGCTGGTAGTCGCTGGCGTACTCCTCGAAGAATGGGTAGATGCTGAATTTGTCTGACCCCGAATGCAGCGAAAGCCGATAGGGGCCGTAGGTCTCGGCGATGGCGACGTGGCCCTTGAGATCCGCTTCGAACTCGTTGAGGTCGCCGATGTAGTCGATGCCCTTCTCCAGGGAGCCGACGAACCGCGGGGCGAGGCTGGTCACCTCGACGCCGCGGCGGTCGAGTTCGCTAGCGATGAGGGCGTGTTCGAGGTGAGTCGTCGGCGTTTCGGTCTCGTCGACGGAGACCTCGAAGTCGAAGTCGCCGTCGACCGCTTGCGCGACCCAGCCGTACAGTTCCTCGGCAAACTCAATGGCTTCGTAGTACTTCACTGCCGCCCGCTTGAGTTCGATCTCCGAGAAGGAATCCGACCAGGTGAACCCGTCGGTCTTGGCCTCGAAGGTCTCCCCGGCGTAGCGATCGAGGATCGCCTCGCTGTCCTCGATCTGGGCGAAGGCGGCCTCGACCTTCTCCTCGCTCATCGAATCCGCGTCGGCGACGACGTGCTCGCTCGGGTCGCAGGTGAACATCGTAAAGCCGACCCCGGCCGTCCGTTCGACGTCCTCGCGGGCCATGAGGTGGTCGGCGTCGGCGACGAAGCCACCCTCATAGCCCTCCTGGAAGACGCCGAAGATGGCCGTCGCGAGGACGTCCTCGGGCGAGCGGCCGGTCCGGTCCATCTCGCGGATCGACTGTTGGGCGAACACCGGCACTAGATCGGAATCGCGGACCGCACGGACGTGCCCCGGCGTCGCCAGGCCGATCCGGTCGCCGAAGCCAAAGGCCGACTGCCGACCGGCGGTCGTCGGTTCGAGCCACGGGAAGACCTCCGCCAGCGCCATGGCGTTCCCGTAGGTCAGCGGAAAGACCTGGCCGTCGCCCTGGACTGTGCCCCCGTCGAAGTCAGCGATCGCCGGCCCAGCGACGTAGAGCCGGCGTTTTCCATCCGCGTCGTTGACGAGGGCGAACGTCGAGTCCCCGTCGCTGTAGACCGATCGTTCGTAGACAGTCACGGCCGGCGGTAACGTCGCCTGTAGCTCGTCCGTCGCCATGGCGACCCGTTCTCCGGTGGGACTCATAAGCGTTCATCAGTGGGGCGGGAACCAGACGAGCGTTTCGAGGGGTCGACGCTCAGGGCAAAATTGATTCGACCCTTCGCCGAAGGCCCTGCCATGGCGTTCATCGACGAGGAGTACCTCCTCGAGACGGAGACGGCCGTCGAACTGTACGAGGCGATCGGCGACGCACCGATCCTGGACCCGCACAGTCACGTGGACCTGCAGGAAGTCGTCGCAAACGACGGCTGGTCGGACATCTGGGAAGTCCAGGGTGCGACCGATCACTACGTCTGGGAACTCATGCGCAAGCGCGGCGTCCCCGAGGAGAGGATCACCGGCGACGCCTCGAACAAGGAGAAGTGGCTCGCCCTCGCGGAGATCTTCCCCGAATTGGTCGGCAATCCGACCTACGAGTGGGTCCATCTCGACCTCAAGCGCCGATTCGGCATCGAAAAGCGGATCTCACCCGAGACAGCCGAGGAGATCTGGACAAAGACGAAAGACCTCCTCGATCAGCCCGAGTACAAGCCCCAGGCACTCCTCGAGGACATGAACGTCGAGGTCATGTGCTCGACCGACGATCCCACGGACGATCTCACGTATCACGAGCGTGCGGCCGAGGAACTCGACGGGATCGCGGTCAAGCCGACCTGGCGGCCCGACCGGGCGATCAAGATCGCCGACGACGGCTGGCGGGATTTCGTCGACGAACTCGAAGAAGCGCGCGGGATCGAGACGACTACGCTCGATGGGTTCCTCGCCGCAATGGAAGACAGCCACGACCACTTCGACGACCACGGTTGCGTCGCAAGTGATCTGGGAATCAAGCAGCCGATCTCGAAACCTGTCAGCGAGGAGCGCGCCGCGCGGATCTACAAGCGAGCAATCGCCGGCGCGAACCTCGATCCCGACGAAGTCCGGGACTTCGAGGCCTTCATGCTCGAGCAGATCGGCGAGTGGAACCGCGAGACCGACTGGGTGACCCAGCTCCACATCGGGGCCGTCCGGGACTACCGTTGGGACCTCTACGAGAGGTTGGGTCCCGACACCGGCGGCGACATCTCCACGCAGGACGTCGAACTCGTCGATGCGCTGGAATACTTCCTCAACACGTTCGACGGGGAACTCGATATCGTCCTCTATACGGTCGACCCAACGCACTACCCGACGACGGCGACGATAGCACGGGCGTTCCCGAACGTCAGCCTCGGCGCAGCCTGGTGGTTCAACGACAGCCCGTTCGGGATGGAACAACAGCTGAAGTACGTCGGGACGGTCGATCTCCTCTCGAACTATGCGGGGATGGTCAGCGATTCCCGAAAGCTCGTCTCGTATGGCTCGCGCTTCGAGATGTTCCGCCGGAGTCTCGCCAACGCCGTCGGCGACATGGTCGAACGCGGGCAGGTTCCCAAGCCGGAGGCCCGCGACCTCGTTGAACGAATGGCGTACGACCGGCCGAAGGAACTGTTCGGATTCTGATCGACTCCGCGCCAGGCCGATCTCTCCGAGAAGCCGGAACCAGTACTTTCCTGGGCTCTGCTTTCCTGGTGCTTGCTATGTGTGAGTCCCACGAGGAAGACGGCCGGTTCGAGGACGTGTCGATCGGGTTCGTCGGCGGCGGTTCTCGCGACTGGGCGGGCAAGATGATGACCGACCTCGCCAGACAGCACACTCTCGAGGGCGAGGTTCGCCTCTACGACGTCGACCAGGAGAGCGCCGAACAGAACGCCCGCCTCGGCGAGCTGATCCAGGATCGCGAGGAAGCGATCGCCGAGTGGGACTACCGGGCCGTCCCGTCCCTCGCCGACGCGCTTTCGGGCGCGGACGTCGTTGTCCTCTCGACGCAGGACCCGCCGGCCGAGACGTTCGCCCACGACCTCGACATCCCCGCCGAGTACGGCATCTACCAGTCCGTCGGCGACACGGTCGGCCCGGGCGGAACCTTTCGGGCGATGCGGGCCATCCCCCAGTATCGCGAGATCGCGGCCGCGATCCGCGAACACTGTCCCGACGCCTGGGTGCTCAACTACACCAACCCGATGACCGTCTGCACCCGGACGCTCTATGAGGAATTCCCCGATATCAAGGCCGTCGGGCTCTGTCACGAAGTGCTCCACGTCAAGGAGGACCTCGCCGCCTATGTCGAGAAGCACCGCGACGTCGCGGACGTCGACGGCGACGACCTCCGGGTGAACGTCAAGGGAATCAACCACTTCACCTGGATCGACGACGTCCGCTTCCGAAGCGAGGGCGTCTTCGACGTGATCGACGCCGAACTCGATTCCCAGCTCCCGCTCCCTGGCGGATTCGAACCCGGCGACCTCGACGGCGAGACCTTCTACGTCGACAACGATCAGATCGCGCTGGATCTCTATCGACGCTTCGGGCTCTTCCCCGCCGCGGGCGACCGCCACCTCGCCGAGTTCGTCCCGTGGTACCTGAACATCGACGATCCGCAAGACGTCCAGCGGTGGGGGATCCGCCTTACGCCGAGCGACCACCGGATCGAGCACTGGCCGACGAACGAGCGCCAGCGCGAGCGCCATCTGGAAGGCACCGAGGAGTTCGAATTCACCGACACCGGCGAGAAGATGGTCGAGCTCATGACGGCACTGCTCGGCGGCGAGGAACTGGTCACGAACGTCAACCTCCCCAACCGGGGGCAACTTTCCGGGGTTCGCGAGGGTGCGATCGTCGAGACCAACGCGCTGGTGACGGGCGACGACATCGTCCCGCACGCCGCCGGCGACCTGCCGGAGCAGGTCCGGAGCATGGTCAGAACGCACGTGAGCAATCAGGAGACGCTGATCGAGGCCGGATTCGCTGGCGACCTCGATCTGGCGTACCGGGCGTTCCTGAACGATCCACTCGTGACGCTGCCGCCCGAAGACGCCCGAAGCCTCTTTGTCGACCTCGTCGACGCTGAACGCCCCTATCTCACCGACTGGAACCTGGAGGAGGCAACTGTCCTCGAAGCATAACGCCGGGTCGGCTACCGGTTTCTCGCACGGGTCGGCGATCCCCCTGCCAGCCGTTCACGTCGGGCCGATGGCGAGCAGGTCCCCGGAGAATTCGCTGACGTACAGCCGCTCGCCGGCAACCGCAACGCCGGTTACAACCGACGGATACCCCGACATTCGATCGATAATGTCCCCGGAATCGGCGTCGATCGCCAATAACTGACCCTCCTCCTCACCAGCGACGGAGAGATATATCGTTCCGTCGGCGACGATCGGGAACATACCCGGGTACAGGCCGTCGAGCGGAACCGTCCACTCCACGTCACCGCTGTCAGCCGAGAGCGCGTAGAATTTCGGAACCATGTACTCGGGCGTGTCTTTGTGCCACCATTCGCCGAGATCTGACTCCGTGAGTTCATATCCGAACATGTAAACTGTCCCGTCGGCCAGCGCAGGTTTGCCGTAGACGCCGAGATGCAATCCCCCGGGGTTGTAGCCTGCGGGAACGTTCTCGAGGGCAGTCTGGCGACGTTCGGCGTCGAAGTCGGGTTTGAACTCCCAGCGAACGGATCCATCCGTCGGGTCGAGCGCCACGAGCTTCCCGTCGGAAACGGTTATCATACCGACGGAAGCGTAGATCGAATCGCCCGCGACGATGCTCCTCAGCGCGGCTCTCTCGCCGGACTGATCCGTGAGGAACTCGTCGGTGTACCAGTCACGTTCGCCCGAGCGATCGACGGCGACGATGCCGCCGCCGTACATCGGGACGTACGTCCGCTCTCCGTCAGCGGCCCCGGTACCGTCGGCAGGAACGACGTCGCCGTCCGCAGTCGTCGCCGAGAACGTCCAGGCGTGAGACCCGTCTGTCGAGGTGGCGTAGACCGTCCCGATGTCTGTGTTCCCTTGCACGATCACTTCTCCGTCGCGGACGATCGGATCGCCCAGCGCATACTTCTCGTGTTCCCACAGTATGTCGCCGGACTCAGCATCAAGCGCCCACAGTCCAGTCTCGTGATCGGCGTCGGGAGCGACGACATACACCGTCCCGGAGACGACGGAGAGAGACACTGGCCGCTCAGCCACAATGACCGTGGACGTGAGTGGGTCACTCGACCACGCGATCTCACCGTCATCCGCTATCTTGTGGAGGTGACACGCCGTGCTGAATTCGCGACCGCTAATTCCCTCCCAGGACGCGACGAAGATCGATCCGTCAGCGACGACCGGCGGGGACACGTGCGGCGTTAGGTGTTGCTCGACACCGGCGTCACTTCTGAGGTCCCCGGCTGAGACGCTCCAGGCCTCCGAAAGGGAGTCTTTCGGTCCCGATGCCGAGGGATTGAACGCGGTATTTCCGGGTCCGTATCCGGTCATCGGCCACGAGCCGAGGGACTCCTCGCTTCCGAGAAAGCCCGAACAGCCGGCTAACGATCCGATTCCGAGCGCTCCACACGTCGAGAGGAGGCGGCGGCGGGAGACCAATTCGGACATACGATAGTAACTCATTCATAACATCACAAGTAACTTTATCTTACCGACTCAATTCATGCGATTCACATCTTCCCGGGTGCCCGAACGGACGGTCCGGAGTACTCACTCGTCGACGTCGTCGGTCACTTGGGTCAATCGGTCGACTGCCTCCTCGACAGTGAGCGGTGGGTCAGGGAACCCGGCACGGACGAACGCTTCCGTGACGCGCGGCGGCGAGACGCCGACCGCCGACAGAGACTCGTGGTCGGTCAGCACCTCCCGGACCTGGCCATCGCGGACGATCGATCCCGTGCGATCCAGCAACACGACGCGGTCGGCAATCCGTGGCACCAGGTCGGCATCAGGCGTCGAGACGACGATCGTGGTTCCCGCCTCGTTGCGACGGTCGAGTGCGTCGAGGATCATCTCCCGGTGGTCGGCGTCGACGTCGGCGACGGGTTCGTCGAGCAGGACGAGCTCCGGATCGACGGCGAGGGCCGCGGCCAGGGAAGCCCGGCGCTGCTCGCCGCCGCTGAGCCTGAAGGGCGGCTTCTCCAGCAATCCATCGAGTCCGAACTCGGCGGCGAGCGCGTCGATCCGCCCGGTCGCCGTCCCGCGGTCGATGCCAAGCTGTGCCGGACCGTATTCGAGGTCCTCACGGACGGTCGCGTTGAACAGGTAGTCCGCAGGCGTCTGCGGGCAGTGGGCGATCCGATCGCGGAGGTCGTCGGCCGATTCGTCGGTCCCGAAGTACCGCACCTCGCCACTCGCGGGGTCGCGCAGGCCCGCCAGCAGCGAGAGCAGCGTGCTCTTGCCCGCGCCATTGGGACCGAGGATCGCCACGCGCTCGCCCGCCTCGATCGTCAGGTCGATCCCCCCGAGGGCGGTCGTGCCATCGGGGTACGCAAACGAGAGATCGCGAGCGTCGAGGGTGTTCACGCCAGCAACACCCCCGCCGCGACGGTCGCGAAGACGATGAACGCAAAGGCGGCGTCAGGCAAGCCGATCGCGTGCTGTCGGGCGTACGCCCGGCCCGCCGTCCCGCCCCGCGAACGGGCCGCCCGCCCGACGCGCTCACCGCGGTCCAGCGCTCGCAGGAGGAAGGTTCCGAGCAGCGAACCGGCTTCACGCCAGGACTCCCGCAGCGTGGCGGATCTGATCCGACGACTCCGCCTCGCGAGCACGAGCCGCGAGAGTTCTTCGAAGACGACCAGCAGGTACCGGTAGGTGATCGCCAGCAGCGTGACGACCGTTCGGGGAACGCGGAGCGTCCGCAGGGCACCCACCAGCGCGGCGAACCGCGTCGTCGAGAGCAACAGCCCGAGCAGCGAGACGCTCGCGCCGACGCGGAGGGTGAACGTCGCGACGTAGGCCGCGCCGGAAAGGGTGACCGGCCCGGCGAGCGTCGCGCCCGGGACGAGGACGGCCTGTGGCGCGACGATCAGCAGCGAGACGGCCATGGGCACGCCCGTCCGGAGCGCGTGGGTGCCCAGCGGGACCCGGGAGAGGACTGCCGCGAGGACAGAGAGGGCGAGCATCGCGGCGGGTGGCCCCGGCCGGTCGAACGTGACGGTGACGACCAGCAGCGCCAGGACGCCGAGCAGTTTCAGAACAGGGTGGACGGCCTGGAGCCAGCCCCGTCGATCGGCGACGCGCTCGTCGGCCAGGAGACCTCGTGTCCGATCGGTCAGCGTGCCCGCCGATCGGCTGACGGGGTCAGCGCGGGTCACGTTGGGCGGTCAGCGGGCGGCCGGCGAGCCAGCCGATCACGAGGACGAGCGCCGCGCCGACGAGCCCCGAGACGAGCGTCCCAACGTAGGGATCGACGCCCGCGAGCCCGTAGTCCGGGAGCAGGGCGGGCAGCGTCGAGACGGCGTGGGCGGTCGCGCCGGTCGCACTCGCAGCGTGTTCTAACGGTTCAGTGTAGCCGACCTGTCCGGCCGCCCAGGCGAACAGCGGCGAGAGGACCACCAGGCCACCGACGACGCCGGCCCCGCGACGGAGGAGTCGACGCCGGTCGATCGTCGGCGTCCGCTCGGCGAGCAGGTCGGGACGGGCTTCGGCGACGAACTCGTAGGCCAGCAGCGTGATCGCGCCCTCGGCGATCCCCAGGAGGACGTGCCAGCCGCCGACGATCGCCAGCACGGTCGACAGTTCGTAGGCGAAAGCCTCGGAGACGCCGAGCATGACCGCCGCGACGAGGGCGGCCGCGGAGATGCCGACCCAGCCGGCGGCGA contains:
- the cbiQ gene encoding cobalt ECF transporter T component CbiQ, whose amino-acid sequence is MTRADPVSRSAGTLTDRTRGLLADERVADRRGWLQAVHPVLKLLGVLALLVVTVTFDRPGPPAAMLALSVLAAVLSRVPLGTHALRTGVPMAVSLLIVAPQAVLVPGATLAGPVTLSGAAYVATFTLRVGASVSLLGLLLSTTRFAALVGALRTLRVPRTVVTLLAITYRYLLVVFEELSRLVLARRSRRIRSATLRESWREAGSLLGTFLLRALDRGERVGRAARSRGGTAGRAYARQHAIGLPDAAFAFIVFATVAAGVLLA
- a CDS encoding PDGLE domain-containing protein, which produces MVLSPLFAWAAGQVGYTEPLEHAASATGATAHAVSTLPALLPDYGLAGVDPYVGTLVSGLVGAALVLVIGWLAGRPLTAQRDPR
- a CDS encoding PQQ-binding-like beta-propeller repeat protein, which codes for MSELVSRRRLLSTCGALGIGSLAGCSGFLGSEESLGSWPMTGYGPGNTAFNPSASGPKDSLSEAWSVSAGDLRSDAGVEQHLTPHVSPPVVADGSIFVASWEGISGREFSTACHLHKIADDGEIAWSSDPLTSTVIVAERPVSLSVVSGTVYVVAPDADHETGLWALDAESGDILWEHEKYALGDPIVRDGEVIVQGNTDIGTVYATSTDGSHAWTFSATTADGDVVPADGTGAADGERTYVPMYGGGIVAVDRSGERDWYTDEFLTDQSGERAALRSIVAGDSIYASVGMITVSDGKLVALDPTDGSVRWEFKPDFDAERRQTALENVPAGYNPGGLHLGVYGKPALADGTVYMFGYELTESDLGEWWHKDTPEYMVPKFYALSADSGDVEWTVPLDGLYPGMFPIVADGTIYLSVAGEEEGQLLAIDADSGDIIDRMSGYPSVVTGVAVAGERLYVSEFSGDLLAIGPT
- a CDS encoding tagaturonate epimerase family protein, whose product is MATDELQATLPPAVTVYERSVYSDGDSTFALVNDADGKRRLYVAGPAIADFDGGTVQGDGQVFPLTYGNAMALAEVFPWLEPTTAGRQSAFGFGDRIGLATPGHVRAVRDSDLVPVFAQQSIREMDRTGRSPEDVLATAIFGVFQEGYEGGFVADADHLMAREDVERTAGVGFTMFTCDPSEHVVADADSMSEEKVEAAFAQIEDSEAILDRYAGETFEAKTDGFTWSDSFSEIELKRAAVKYYEAIEFAEELYGWVAQAVDGDFDFEVSVDETETPTTHLEHALIASELDRRGVEVTSLAPRFVGSLEKGIDYIGDLNEFEADLKGHVAIAETYGPYRLSLHSGSDKFSIYPFFEEYASDYQHVKTAGTSYLEAIRVVAENDPDLYREIHAFALERFDEDKATYHVNTDLSNVPDIDDLTDDEFPKILDQDDGRQLLHITYGSVLSATDENGEFRFKDDLLGTLREYEDDHYAFLEEHLGHHVDLLTGEIED
- a CDS encoding family 78 glycoside hydrolase catalytic domain; translation: MTTPADATPSHLRVEYEKSPTNVDPSRPPRFSWRIETARRGAAQRAYRLVVGRNPDAVANGDGTLWDSERVDSDRATNVVYDGPDLAADRTYYWSVKVWTDRGETEWAEPESFSTALRPEDWSGEWIAHQPGVGDTDGWRSQWHRPEEDAAEWVQLDLGESRPVDEITLHPADPISVVRTPDDVAVTIHWSSNPLAGFGFPETYRIELSDDPDFAESTVVAERRMPDQGESTTDGLPTDLATPPQTHDGLDAGGRYLRITATDLFEFVPPTSRDAADSRKTEGVHPWQCFALAGVTVRDGEGTDLTGDASAEVSSSVETATWGREHLLNGHTDSRLASTSPQLRREFELEKPVERARAHVAAVGYGELAINGEKVGDRVLDPAWTEYEKRILYSTDDVTEQLTKGDNAVGLWLGRGWFAKRGAYWVADGSPRARVVLTVEFTDGTTRRISTDCDWAARESPIVENDIYDGETYDARREADGWRRPGFEDPEWDGAEVVDSPGGTLRPERIEPMEIVETFDVEDVHEHPDGPILDFGQNLTGWLEIEIEDPAAGEEITLKHAETLTDDGDLATVDLRSADATDTYLARGEGSETYEPRFTYHGFRYAQVEGYPSELDPEAVTAKVVHTAMDRRGEFACSNDDLNQVQHNAVWGLAGNAHSIPEDCPQRDERFGWTGDAQIAARSLAFNFDAARFHEKWARDHDDAASELGYAPDVIPNKAPENPGDPTWTITRVVIPWHRYRHDGDERILEEQFEGMRAHVEYWLSVTEDDLVPGAYGKFGDWLAFENTNGRRGLPYDLFTTAFVYQITDILAKIADVLDNDGDAARYREWADRLPTAFNEEFFEPAAGRYRPGTQASYAVPLFLGLVPEDHVETVAAGLAEKVRSDGGKLKTGFLGTRPLIQTLAEHGYDDLAYEVVSQPERPGWVYMARNGATTMWERWNSDDSIGSGMNSLNHSPLTHVSEYFYEVLAGIKIGDRPVTDHVTIAPSLVEDLEWVEASYETRNGEMAVDWERTDGGYDLSVRVPWNTSATIRLPDAAGRSVSESGVDLSVETTPTREGVRSIDYEDDVVVLALDAGEFDLSVR
- the uxaC gene encoding glucuronate isomerase — translated: MAFIDEEYLLETETAVELYEAIGDAPILDPHSHVDLQEVVANDGWSDIWEVQGATDHYVWELMRKRGVPEERITGDASNKEKWLALAEIFPELVGNPTYEWVHLDLKRRFGIEKRISPETAEEIWTKTKDLLDQPEYKPQALLEDMNVEVMCSTDDPTDDLTYHERAAEELDGIAVKPTWRPDRAIKIADDGWRDFVDELEEARGIETTTLDGFLAAMEDSHDHFDDHGCVASDLGIKQPISKPVSEERAARIYKRAIAGANLDPDEVRDFEAFMLEQIGEWNRETDWVTQLHIGAVRDYRWDLYERLGPDTGGDISTQDVELVDALEYFLNTFDGELDIVLYTVDPTHYPTTATIARAFPNVSLGAAWWFNDSPFGMEQQLKYVGTVDLLSNYAGMVSDSRKLVSYGSRFEMFRRSLANAVGDMVERGQVPKPEARDLVERMAYDRPKELFGF
- a CDS encoding family 4 glycosyl hydrolase; protein product: MCESHEEDGRFEDVSIGFVGGGSRDWAGKMMTDLARQHTLEGEVRLYDVDQESAEQNARLGELIQDREEAIAEWDYRAVPSLADALSGADVVVLSTQDPPAETFAHDLDIPAEYGIYQSVGDTVGPGGTFRAMRAIPQYREIAAAIREHCPDAWVLNYTNPMTVCTRTLYEEFPDIKAVGLCHEVLHVKEDLAAYVEKHRDVADVDGDDLRVNVKGINHFTWIDDVRFRSEGVFDVIDAELDSQLPLPGGFEPGDLDGETFYVDNDQIALDLYRRFGLFPAAGDRHLAEFVPWYLNIDDPQDVQRWGIRLTPSDHRIEHWPTNERQRERHLEGTEEFEFTDTGEKMVELMTALLGGEELVTNVNLPNRGQLSGVREGAIVETNALVTGDDIVPHAAGDLPEQVRSMVRTHVSNQETLIEAGFAGDLDLAYRAFLNDPLVTLPPEDARSLFVDLVDAERPYLTDWNLEEATVLEA